In Magnetospirillum sp. XM-1, a single window of DNA contains:
- a CDS encoding NupC/NupG family nucleoside CNT transporter — protein sequence MAGQAALTGQGLIGIAFLIGLAFLLSEDRRAVSWRVVAAGLVVQVGLALLLLKVPAAKLLFLGLDRAVAALQTATRAGTSFVFGYVGGGPAPWTAANPASGFILAFQALPLVLLMSALSALLYHWRILPVVVRAASRLLEKSMGVGGAVGVSASATAFLGMIEAPLLIRPYMALLSRGELFLVMTAGMSTIAGTVMVLYATFLDGIIPDAIGHLLTASLISVPAGLMIGKIMVPDAAHTGAGRLDDAHHYAGSMDAVVRGTMDGVRLLVGIIAMLVVLVALVSLANAGLKLLPEVAGAPLTLQRALGWIMAPVVWSMGIPAAEMATAGALMGTKTVLNELLAYLELAQLPDGALSARSRLIMTYGLCGFANLGSLGILIAGLSVMAPERRAEIVAMGGRSIVAGTLASCLTGAMVGLLL from the coding sequence GTGGCTGGCCAAGCGGCATTGACCGGCCAGGGCCTCATCGGCATAGCCTTCCTGATCGGGCTGGCGTTTCTGCTGTCCGAGGATCGCCGCGCGGTGTCGTGGCGGGTGGTCGCCGCCGGGCTCGTGGTCCAGGTCGGCCTCGCCCTGCTGCTGCTCAAGGTTCCCGCCGCCAAGCTGCTGTTCCTGGGCCTGGACCGGGCGGTGGCCGCGCTGCAGACCGCGACGCGGGCCGGCACCAGCTTCGTCTTCGGCTATGTGGGCGGCGGGCCGGCGCCCTGGACCGCCGCCAATCCCGCCTCGGGCTTCATCCTCGCCTTCCAGGCCCTGCCGCTGGTGCTCTTGATGAGCGCGCTGTCGGCCCTGCTCTATCACTGGCGCATCCTGCCGGTGGTGGTGCGCGCCGCGTCCCGCCTGCTGGAGAAATCCATGGGGGTAGGCGGCGCCGTGGGCGTCTCGGCCTCGGCCACCGCCTTTCTCGGCATGATCGAGGCGCCGCTCCTGATCCGGCCCTACATGGCGCTGTTGTCCCGGGGCGAACTGTTCCTGGTGATGACGGCGGGCATGTCCACCATCGCCGGAACCGTGATGGTGCTCTACGCCACCTTCCTGGACGGCATCATTCCCGACGCCATCGGCCATCTGCTGACCGCCTCGCTGATCTCGGTGCCGGCCGGGCTGATGATCGGCAAGATCATGGTGCCCGATGCCGCCCATACCGGGGCCGGCCGCCTGGATGACGCCCACCACTACGCCGGCTCCATGGACGCGGTGGTCCGGGGCACCATGGACGGCGTCCGCCTGCTGGTCGGCATCATCGCCATGCTGGTGGTCCTGGTCGCCCTGGTCAGCTTGGCCAATGCCGGGCTGAAGCTGCTGCCCGAGGTGGCGGGCGCGCCGCTGACGCTGCAGCGCGCCCTGGGCTGGATCATGGCCCCGGTGGTGTGGAGCATGGGAATTCCCGCCGCCGAGATGGCCACGGCGGGCGCCCTGATGGGAACCAAGACGGTGCTGAACGAATTGCTGGCCTATCTGGAACTGGCCCAGCTGCCGGACGGCGCGCTGTCGGCCCGTTCGCGACTGATCATGACCTACGGCCTATGCGGTTTCGCCAATCTCGGCTCGCTGGGGATTCTGATCGCCGGCCTGTCGGTGATGGCGCCCGAGCGCCGGGCGGAGATCGTCGCCATGGGTGGAAGATCAATCGTTGCGGGAACACTGGCGAGCTGCCTTACCGGCGCGATGGTCGGCCTTCTGCTGTGA
- a CDS encoding EAL domain-containing protein: MSSGADILRLLIIEDNPGDQRLIEIELADAQPGWKVSSRATLGEALKDAPFHAFDCVLSDLGLPDASGIESVVRLKSWAPDKALVVLTSLDDERVAQEAIRAGAQDYVVKSDAGLTLLPRVIRHAIERQQAQTALEASNRTNQALLDASHDIAMLLDAEGHILTLNTEAEQYLNATPDSLIGQSIFDLLPEALAEHRRSFLAEALETGRTVQFEDTDGIHWFANRLLAVAGIEVGEHRLAMFSRDITSERATAAKLAEAKEESDFANRAKTEFMGRMSRDIRTPLNDVIGFAEMISAEMLGPLTQVGYREYAESILNSGSQILKLLDRITDVSMLESALLKDQASYRDLVELSPDLICVCVDGVIERINAAGLGMLRAPSTTACEGKHFSEFIHPDYRAIFEGGLDTLYEEGHPLPVKVMTFAGRVRDVELSAVPLRRESHNATLLVGRDTTEVTAAMRAVAAREHRIRAIMDTVLDGIVTIDEDGTILNANLSVERIFGHSLSELIGANVSTLMPEPDAGRHDGYIRNYLATGIGAIIGVGREVMGKRKDGSLFPVHLSISELRVEKRRLFTGTIRDLTENKQLAQRVAYLANHDPLTDLPNRTLLTDRLGQAIAMARNAGLQAAIITVDLDGFTTINDSMGHDVGNALLRETARRLAQAVLAGGTAARLAGDEFAVVVAQAHGIDEITAQVDHIHDILNKPYTIHGSEMVVPVDMGVSVFPRDGDDALDLLRNAEMALHNVKRRSDQRKGYFDAAMSFAVTERMTLERSIKDALRAGQFELFYQPQVRLTDYALIGAEALIRWRHPELGIITPDKFIPVAEETGLIVPMGSWVLRQACTQLRLWNDSGMDSLRLGVNISGRQFREADLADIVADCISETGVNARDLDLELTESMLMADGEGTLKLLRSLAKLGVTLSIDDFGTGYSSLAYLKRFPVDTVKIDRAFVRDLDQDEDGRVLVNAIISLAHSLSLKTIAEGVETETQAALLARHGCDEIQGYMIGRPMAVADFTTFAKGYHPRNPERVATLRAGQS; encoded by the coding sequence ATGAGTTCGGGCGCCGACATCTTGCGATTGCTGATCATCGAGGACAACCCTGGCGACCAGAGGTTGATCGAGATCGAATTGGCCGACGCCCAGCCCGGCTGGAAGGTATCCAGCCGCGCCACCCTGGGCGAGGCGTTGAAGGACGCCCCCTTCCACGCCTTCGACTGCGTACTCTCCGATCTCGGACTACCCGATGCGTCGGGTATCGAATCGGTGGTGCGGCTGAAATCCTGGGCCCCCGACAAGGCGCTGGTGGTGCTGACCAGCCTGGACGACGAGCGCGTCGCCCAGGAAGCCATCCGGGCCGGCGCCCAGGATTACGTGGTCAAGTCCGACGCGGGCCTGACCCTGCTGCCCCGCGTCATCCGCCACGCCATCGAGCGCCAGCAGGCCCAGACGGCGCTGGAGGCATCGAACCGCACCAATCAGGCCCTGCTGGACGCCAGCCACGACATCGCCATGCTGCTGGACGCCGAGGGGCACATCCTGACGCTGAACACCGAGGCGGAGCAGTACCTCAACGCCACGCCCGATTCCCTGATCGGCCAGAGCATCTTCGACCTGCTGCCCGAGGCGCTGGCCGAGCATCGCCGCTCGTTCCTGGCCGAGGCGCTGGAGACCGGACGCACCGTCCAGTTCGAGGACACCGACGGCATCCACTGGTTCGCCAACCGCCTGCTGGCGGTGGCCGGAATCGAGGTTGGCGAGCATCGGCTGGCCATGTTCTCGCGCGACATCACCTCGGAGCGCGCCACCGCCGCCAAGCTGGCCGAGGCCAAGGAAGAGTCCGACTTCGCCAACCGCGCCAAGACCGAGTTCATGGGCCGCATGAGCCGCGACATCCGCACGCCCCTGAACGACGTGATCGGCTTCGCCGAGATGATCTCGGCCGAGATGCTGGGGCCGCTGACCCAGGTCGGCTATCGCGAGTACGCCGAATCCATCCTCAATTCCGGCAGCCAGATCCTGAAGCTTCTGGACCGCATCACCGACGTCTCCATGCTGGAATCGGCGCTCTTGAAGGACCAGGCGTCCTACCGCGATCTGGTGGAACTGTCGCCCGACCTGATCTGCGTCTGCGTCGACGGGGTGATCGAGCGCATCAACGCCGCCGGGCTGGGAATGCTGCGCGCCCCCTCGACCACGGCCTGCGAAGGCAAGCACTTCTCCGAGTTCATCCATCCCGACTACCGCGCCATCTTCGAGGGCGGCCTGGACACCCTGTACGAGGAGGGCCACCCCCTGCCGGTCAAGGTGATGACCTTCGCCGGACGGGTGCGCGACGTGGAGCTGTCGGCGGTGCCGCTGCGGCGCGAAAGCCATAACGCCACCCTGCTGGTGGGCCGCGACACCACCGAAGTCACCGCCGCCATGCGGGCGGTGGCGGCCCGCGAACACCGTATTCGCGCCATCATGGACACGGTGCTGGACGGCATCGTCACCATCGACGAGGACGGCACCATCCTCAACGCCAACCTGTCGGTGGAGCGCATCTTCGGCCATTCCCTGTCCGAACTGATCGGCGCCAACGTCTCGACCCTGATGCCCGAGCCCGATGCCGGCCGGCATGACGGCTACATCAGGAACTACCTGGCCACCGGCATCGGCGCCATCATCGGCGTCGGCCGCGAGGTGATGGGCAAGCGCAAGGACGGCTCGCTGTTTCCCGTCCACCTGTCCATCTCGGAACTGCGCGTCGAGAAGCGCCGGCTGTTCACCGGCACCATCCGCGATCTCACCGAGAACAAGCAGCTGGCGCAAAGGGTGGCCTATCTGGCCAATCACGACCCGCTCACCGACCTGCCCAACCGCACCTTGCTGACCGACCGGCTGGGCCAGGCCATCGCCATGGCCCGCAACGCCGGGCTGCAGGCGGCGATCATCACCGTCGATCTGGACGGCTTCACCACCATCAACGATTCCATGGGCCACGACGTGGGCAACGCCCTGCTGCGCGAGACGGCGCGGCGCCTGGCCCAGGCGGTCCTGGCCGGCGGCACCGCCGCCCGCCTGGCCGGCGACGAATTCGCCGTGGTGGTCGCCCAGGCCCACGGCATTGACGAGATCACCGCCCAGGTCGACCACATCCACGACATCTTGAACAAGCCCTACACCATCCACGGCTCGGAGATGGTGGTGCCGGTGGACATGGGCGTGTCGGTCTTTCCCAGGGATGGCGACGACGCGCTGGACCTGCTGCGCAACGCCGAGATGGCGCTGCACAACGTCAAGCGCCGCAGCGACCAGCGCAAGGGCTATTTCGACGCCGCCATGTCCTTCGCGGTGACCGAGCGCATGACGCTGGAGCGCTCCATCAAGGACGCGCTGCGCGCCGGCCAGTTCGAGCTGTTCTACCAGCCGCAGGTCCGTCTGACCGATTACGCCCTGATCGGGGCCGAGGCGCTGATCCGCTGGCGCCATCCCGAACTGGGCATCATCACGCCCGACAAGTTCATTCCCGTCGCCGAGGAAACCGGACTGATCGTTCCCATGGGCAGCTGGGTGCTGCGCCAGGCCTGTACCCAATTGCGCCTGTGGAACGATTCCGGCATGGACAGCCTGCGGCTCGGCGTCAACATCTCGGGCCGCCAGTTCCGCGAGGCCGATCTGGCCGACATCGTCGCCGACTGTATTTCCGAGACCGGCGTCAACGCCAGGGACCTGGACCTGGAACTGACCGAAAGCATGCTGATGGCCGACGGCGAGGGCACGCTGAAGCTGCTGCGCTCGCTGGCCAAGCTGGGCGTCACGCTCAGCATCGACGATTTCGGCACCGGCTATTCCTCGCTGGCCTATCTGAAGCGGTTCCCGGTGGACACCGTGAAGATCGACCGCGCCTTCGTGCGCGACCTGGACCAGGACGAGGACGGCCGCGTTCTGGTCAACGCCATCATCTCGCTGGCCCATTCGCTGTCGCTGAAAACCATCGCCGAGGGCGTCGAGACCGAAACCCAGGCGGCGCTGCTGGCGCGGCACGGCTGCGACGAGATTCAGGGCTACATGATCGGCCGGCCCATGGCGGTGGCCGATTTCACCACTTTCGCCAAGGGCTACCACCCGCGCAACCCGGAGAGGGTCGCCACGTTGCGGGCGGGA